The proteins below are encoded in one region of Streptomyces sp. NBC_00490:
- a CDS encoding MarR family winged helix-turn-helix transcriptional regulator — translation MDDEVRWLTAEEQHAWRSFVRLHERLVGRLSRMLQSESKLSAADFAVLVNLTDVPEGRQRYQDLSRALEWEKSRMSHHIARMAGRGLVIREECPEDARGAFVVITDAGRAAIAAAAPMHVEAVRELFLDHVTPAELRTLADISDRVVAKLDEDPA, via the coding sequence ATGGATGACGAGGTGCGGTGGTTGACGGCGGAGGAGCAGCACGCCTGGCGGAGCTTTGTCCGGCTGCACGAGCGGCTGGTGGGCCGTCTGTCACGCATGCTCCAGAGCGAGTCGAAACTCTCGGCCGCGGACTTCGCCGTACTGGTCAACCTGACGGATGTGCCGGAAGGCCGGCAGCGCTACCAGGATCTGTCCCGGGCGCTTGAGTGGGAGAAGAGCAGGATGTCCCACCACATCGCGCGGATGGCCGGGCGAGGGCTCGTGATCCGCGAGGAGTGCCCCGAGGACGCGCGAGGAGCGTTCGTGGTGATCACGGACGCCGGGCGGGCGGCGATCGCGGCGGCGGCTCCGATGCACGTCGAGGCGGTGCGGGAGCTGTTCCTGGACCATGTCACCCCGGCGGAGCTGCGGACGCTGGCCGACATCTCCGACCGGGTGGTGGCGAAGCTGGACGAGGACCCCGCCTGA